The Scytonema hofmannii PCC 7110 genome includes a region encoding these proteins:
- a CDS encoding metal ABC transporter permease, with amino-acid sequence MQLLQWLTVPLQHEFMVKAILISALVGVVCSVLSCYMTLKGWALMGDAVSHAVMPGVVIAYILKIPFAIGAFVFGVGSVIAIGFIKEKTRIKEDTVIGLVFTGFFALGLVLVSKTPSSVDLTHILFGNVLGITQPDIIQTVIISVITLATIAILRKDLLLFCFDPTHARSIGLNTGALYYILLSLLSLTAVAGLQTVGIILVVAMLVTPGATAYLLTDRFDHMMLIAMASGVFSSVMGTYISYYIDGSTGGCIVVLQTLLFVVAMIFAPKHGLLMRAKRQKVTSNT; translated from the coding sequence ATGCAATTACTACAGTGGTTGACTGTACCCTTGCAACATGAATTCATGGTGAAGGCAATTCTCATTAGTGCCTTGGTTGGAGTCGTTTGTTCAGTGCTATCATGTTACATGACACTCAAAGGTTGGGCATTAATGGGGGATGCTGTTTCCCACGCTGTGATGCCTGGGGTAGTCATTGCTTACATTCTCAAAATTCCTTTTGCTATTGGTGCATTTGTGTTTGGGGTAGGTTCAGTCATTGCCATCGGTTTTATTAAGGAGAAGACGAGAATTAAGGAAGACACAGTCATTGGACTGGTGTTTACAGGGTTCTTTGCGTTAGGGTTAGTGCTTGTGTCTAAAACTCCAAGCTCTGTAGACTTGACGCACATCCTGTTTGGCAACGTTCTAGGAATTACTCAACCAGACATCATCCAAACAGTCATCATTAGTGTCATTACCTTAGCAACCATTGCTATCTTACGGAAAGACCTTCTGTTATTTTGTTTCGATCCCACTCATGCGCGTTCTATAGGCTTAAATACAGGAGCACTCTATTATATTTTGCTATCGTTACTTTCCTTAACTGCTGTCGCCGGACTCCAGACTGTTGGAATTATTCTTGTCGTTGCTATGCTAGTAACACCTGGAGCAACGGCTTATTTATTAACAGACCGCTTTGACCATATGATGCTCATTGCTATGGCTTCTGGAGTATTTTCCAGCGTCATGGGGACTTACATCAGCTATTACATTGATGGTTCCACTGGAGGTTGCATTGTGGTGTTGCAAACTCTGCTATTTGTCGTGGCGATGATATTTGCACCCAAGCATGGTCTACTCATGAGGGCAAAGCGACAGAAAGTTACATCTAATACATAA
- a CDS encoding metal ABC transporter substrate-binding protein codes for MKFNFNSHQVRRLLYARKWLVTSGVLLGLWLSGCNSTPPDAVQSQVSSTLGETNTTNQKTKDKKVILTTFTVIADMARNVAGDKAIVESLTKPGSEIHGYEPTPSDLVKAQNADLILDNGLNLERWAEKFYNNIPKVPHVTLSADVQPVEIAEDVYKGKPNPHAWMSPQNALIYVENIRKALVDLDPANTDTYNANAKAYSQKIRDIDQKLQKEMSVVSQDKRYMVSCEGAFSYITRDYGLKEVFLWAVNSEQQATPKQVEKVINTVKTNQIPVVFCESTVSDEAQRQVARETGAKFGGVFYVDSLSPPDGPASTYLKLLEHNVTTLIKGLQGN; via the coding sequence ATGAAATTTAATTTCAACAGTCACCAGGTACGAAGACTGCTCTATGCACGGAAGTGGTTGGTAACATCTGGGGTGTTGTTAGGACTTTGGCTGAGTGGGTGCAACTCCACACCGCCTGATGCTGTCCAGTCACAGGTAAGTTCAACCTTAGGAGAAACCAATACTACCAATCAAAAGACAAAAGACAAAAAGGTAATTCTGACGACGTTTACAGTGATCGCTGACATGGCGCGGAATGTGGCGGGAGATAAAGCAATTGTTGAATCTCTTACCAAACCGGGCTCAGAAATTCACGGTTATGAACCGACACCCAGCGATCTAGTTAAGGCACAAAACGCTGACTTGATTTTAGATAATGGTTTGAACTTAGAACGGTGGGCGGAGAAATTTTATAACAATATCCCTAAGGTTCCTCATGTCACTCTGAGTGCAGATGTTCAACCTGTAGAAATTGCAGAGGATGTGTACAAAGGTAAACCTAACCCCCATGCTTGGATGTCACCACAAAACGCCTTAATTTATGTAGAGAATATTCGCAAAGCGCTAGTTGATTTAGACCCAGCGAACACAGATACCTACAATGCCAATGCTAAGGCATACAGCCAGAAGATTAGGGACATTGACCAAAAGCTGCAAAAAGAGATGTCGGTGGTTTCACAAGACAAACGGTACATGGTCAGTTGTGAAGGGGCTTTTTCCTACATCACCCGCGATTATGGCTTAAAAGAAGTCTTTCTCTGGGCAGTTAACTCGGAACAGCAAGCTACTCCCAAACAGGTTGAAAAGGTTATTAATACGGTTAAGACAAATCAAATACCCGTTGTTTTCTGTGAAAGTACGGTGAGTGATGAAGCGCAACGTCAAGTAGCCAGAGAAACGGGTGCAAAATTTGGCGGAGTTTTCTATGTTGATTCTCTCTCCCCTCCTGATGGTCCTGCATCGACTTATCTCAAGTTACTGGAACATAACGTCACAACTCTCATTAAAGGATTACAGGGGAATTGA
- a CDS encoding metal ABC transporter ATP-binding protein, protein MESISINVENLTVAYHGKVALHGASLQIKAGSISGLVGMNGSGKSTLFKAIMGFVKPTTGRVLINSLPIRIVQKNNLVAYVPQSEEVDWNFPVSVHDVVMMGRYGYMNILRIPSAKDKRVVRESLERVQMWELCDRQIGELSGGQKKRAFFARALAQQGKVLLLDEPFTGVDIKTEKTMIDLLLELRNMGHTILVSTHDLASITTFCDQVILINRTILAYGNTSEVFTEENLSRTFGGSLGDLPFSKSRFKSENQEAL, encoded by the coding sequence ATGGAATCTATCAGTATTAATGTAGAAAATCTGACAGTCGCTTACCATGGCAAGGTCGCATTGCATGGTGCTTCTTTGCAAATCAAAGCAGGCTCAATTAGTGGGTTGGTGGGCATGAACGGGAGCGGTAAATCAACTCTGTTTAAAGCAATTATGGGGTTTGTGAAGCCAACAACGGGGAGGGTGTTAATTAACAGCTTGCCTATTAGAATAGTGCAGAAAAATAACTTGGTGGCGTATGTGCCGCAGTCAGAAGAAGTGGACTGGAATTTCCCAGTAAGCGTCCACGATGTGGTGATGATGGGACGCTATGGATATATGAATATACTGAGAATTCCCTCTGCAAAAGATAAAAGGGTGGTTCGAGAGAGTTTGGAGAGGGTACAGATGTGGGAACTGTGCGATCGCCAAATTGGGGAACTCTCAGGAGGACAAAAAAAACGTGCCTTTTTTGCGCGTGCTTTAGCGCAACAAGGAAAAGTCTTACTGCTAGATGAACCATTCACAGGGGTAGATATCAAAACAGAAAAAACTATGATTGACCTATTACTTGAATTGCGAAATATGGGTCACACCATTTTGGTTTCTACCCACGATCTAGCTTCAATTACGACTTTCTGTGACCAAGTAATTCTCATTAACCGCACTATCCTAGCTTACGGCAATACCTCTGAAGTCTTCACAGAAGAAAATCTCTCTCGTACCTTTGGTGGTTCTCTAGGGGATTTGCCATTTAGCAAAAGCCGCTTCAAGAGTGAAAATCAGGAGGCATTGTAA